Genomic segment of uncultured Desulfobacter sp.:
CATACCACATTGTTCAGACGCCTAATAAACATAGATAACCGAGCACTTATGGTATGATTGAACTGATTTTCACAAAATTATTCAGGACTATATCTTGTATCTGCCCTAAAAAATAATAGCACTGAAATCCGACAACACATTGGCTAAAGCCACCCCGTAAAGAGAGGTGAAATGCAAAATACAGATTTAAAATGGTTGCGGTTTTGGTTGCAGGTTTTATCCTAAAACAGACAAAAAAAGAAAGAATATAGGGGAAGACGTCTTGAAACAAGGGCTTTTTAAGGCTTTTACCGCAATAGCAACGGCTTTGGGAGCAGGGGCTCAACTGGTGACGTATTAATGCCGGATACAAACACGGATACAAAACGCCATGTATTTGATGTGTTTTTTTATTCCTCTTGTAACGAAAAACCAGGGGTTTCAGTGTTTATGGGGTGGTATTAAAGTCCTCTCACGCCGGAAACCCGGGTTCGATTCCCGGTGGGATCACCATAAAACACAAAGATTTCAGCAATTCAGCCGAAATCCTTTTTTTTTTCGGTTCATCTCCGGCTCTTTAAATTTTATTTTAACGGCAGATATTTACTGGTGAAATAAATGTCAAAGAATGAATTAAAATCAGTAGTGTCCGGTTAGGTTTTTGCTTTCTCGGCAAACGTAAATTTTTGATCTTTGACAATATTGTCCCTGCTTAACCCATGCGAACCATTCTCGTTGTACCCGATTAGGTCATTCAAGATGGCAATTCGTAACTGCCGAACTCTTTTAATAGAGACCTTCTCATTAAACTCGTCGCGGCAGTAGATTGCCAGCAACAGGTAAGTGATAAGGCCGCTAAGAATTTGAACCATTAGGCCGTATTCACTGCGGGCAATGAGATGGTAAACCTTCAGGTGCTCTTTCCACCATTTGAAAAAATCTTCAATGGTCCACCGGAGTTTATAAATAGTTGCTATTTGTTCTGCCGTTAAATCATGCCTGTCCGTTGCCACATAATATTTAACCCCGGCAATTTTATACCCAACAACCCGAACGGGATTCTTAGTCTGGTTTTGATTCGGAGTACCAAGCCTGACCAGTGCATCATAAAAAATGTAGCTACCGGAATTGATCTCATGGTTTTCAATTACGGTTCTGGTTGTCTTGGCCTTTATACGGCAAACAAAATGCTTCCCTTGCTCCTGAAGCAGGTCGAAATCGTGATGGGATTGATAGCCACGATCCATAACGCCTGTTTGTCCCTTGGACAGGATTTTTGGTACAAAAGGACGTTCTCCACCGTTCCCTTCCGTCAGAAAAATTTTGTTGGGGATGCCGTGATTAATATCAAACCCGCAATGCGCTTTGGCTTTTTTGCTTCCTTTCCTGTAGTTCGCCCAGTGCATTGAAAGGACAGCATTTATAAGGCTACCATCAATGGATACCAGATCTCCAAGTTCTGCGTGCTCCTTCGGTAGACACCCAACAGCCTGCTTATAAAGGTCCTCGAAGACAAATTGCAGTTGTTCAAGTCCCCGGTGATTGACTGCTTCGCCAAAGCTGCTGCGACTGATTCCCCCGTCTGGAGCAATATTTTCTTTGGCAAAAATGTTCTCCTTGAGATCTTGAATTAAATGCCGGGCTGATTTGTGCTCCTGGAGATGAAAATAAATCAAAGCATTGATTTGGTCTTCGAATGTCATTTTTAAAGGGCGATCTCCTCGAGATTGTAGTTCAGGTGCTTGTGAAAGCGACCTTACCAGAGGGCGCTGGAACTTGTCAAAATTCAGGGACTGTATTTGTTTTTTTGAGACTGAAATGCGCGTCATTTGGGCTCCTTGAATAAAATTTTTACGCACATTTGTCAACAAAAAAACGACTGTTTTTTCAATAAATTAAGCTGTTTTTTACGTGCAAAAACCTAACCGGACACCACTGAATTAAAATGCTTTATTCTTGCAGGCCCCAACGGCGCGGGAAAAACAACTTTTGCCGAGAATTTCCTGCCGGAAGAAGCTGATTGCCTGAATTTTTTGAATGCAGATTTAATCGCCAAAGGAATTGCACCGTTTAAACCTGAAAGTGTTGCAATAGAAGCTGGTAAGCTTTTTTTAAAACGGATGAATACTATCGTTTCCAATAGAGAATCTTTTGCGTTTGAAACAACACTGTGCGGATTAAATTACATCGACCGTATTAAAAATTGGAAAAAGATCGATTATGAAATAATTCTGTATTTTCTGAAACTTGAGAATGAGGAGATGGCCATTCAGCGTGTCCAACTTAGAGTCGCTGAAGGTGGACATAATGTTCCGGAAGATGTTATTATACGAAGATACCATAGGGGATGGGAGAATTTTTAAAAATATTACAAGCACCTGGTTGATGCTTGGGTTGTTTTTGACAATTCTAAAGAAGTCCCTGAAGTGCTGGAGGAAAAGAATGGATAAAAAATCATACTCAGC
This window contains:
- a CDS encoding Zeta toxin family protein: MPEEADCLNFLNADLIAKGIAPFKPESVAIEAGKLFLKRMNTIVSNRESFAFETTLCGLNYIDRIKNWKKIDYEIILYFLKLENEEMAIQRVQLRVAEGGHNVPEDVIIRRYHRGWENF
- a CDS encoding IS4 family transposase — its product is MTRISVSKKQIQSLNFDKFQRPLVRSLSQAPELQSRGDRPLKMTFEDQINALIYFHLQEHKSARHLIQDLKENIFAKENIAPDGGISRSSFGEAVNHRGLEQLQFVFEDLYKQAVGCLPKEHAELGDLVSIDGSLINAVLSMHWANYRKGSKKAKAHCGFDINHGIPNKIFLTEGNGGERPFVPKILSKGQTGVMDRGYQSHHDFDLLQEQGKHFVCRIKAKTTRTVIENHEINSGSYIFYDALVRLGTPNQNQTKNPVRVVGYKIAGVKYYVATDRHDLTAEQIATIYKLRWTIEDFFKWWKEHLKVYHLIARSEYGLMVQILSGLITYLLLAIYCRDEFNEKVSIKRVRQLRIAILNDLIGYNENGSHGLSRDNIVKDQKFTFAEKAKT